GCGGCACCGGCACCATCACGTGCCTGACCTCCAGCTTCGGCCTTGCCGCGAACACCAACCTGGTGGCGAACAACACCATCAGCAACATCAGTGGCGGTGGCACCGTGATCGGCCTGGAGAGCACCGCAGGCACGCAGATCATCCGGAACAACGCGGTCACTGGCCTGAGCTCCACCGGGGCTTCTGCGGTCTCGGGTATCGTGATCTCAGGCGGCACCACGCAGACCGTGGAGCGCAACAAGGTGTGCAACATCGAGGGCAGCAACGCTTCGAGCACCGTGAACGGCATCATCAACAGCGCCGGCACGACTGCGAACATCCGCAACAACACCATCGGCGACCTGCGCGCTCCGATCGCGAATGCCGCGAACCCGGTGGTGGGCATCAACATCACGGGCGGCACCACGGCCAACGTGGACTACAACACGGTTTACTTGAACGCCTTGAGCACGGGTGCATTGTTCGGCACCTCGGCGCTCAGCGCGAGCACCACGCCTGCGCTCACCCTGCGCAACAACATCCTGGTGAACAACAGCACGCCGACCGGCGCAGGCCTGGTCGTTGCCTACCGTCGGAGCACCACCACGCTCACGAGCTATCAGGCCGCTTCGGACCGCAACCTGTTCTACGCAGGTGTGCCCGGCCCGCAGAACCTGATCTTCAGCGATGGCACCAACCTGCTGCAAGACTTCGCGCTGAACTACCAGCCGTTCGTGACAGCGCGTGATGCGAACTCCGTGACGGAGAACCCGACCTTCGCGAGCACGAGCTGCGGCGCGTCGGACTTCCTGCACTTCGCGCCTGCCACCAGCACGCTTGCCGAAAGCGCTGGTGCCAACATCGCGGGCATCACGAACGACTATGACGACAACGTTCGCCAGGGCAATCCTGGTTATGCGGGCACGGGAAGTGGTCCGGACATCGGTGCCGATGAATTCGAAGGCCTCAACCCCTTGGCTTGCGTTGGAGCGCCGACCGCTGGAACCATCGGTGGCACTTCGCCGATCTGCGCGGGCACGGGCACCACGCTAAGCCTGAGCGGCCACAGCACCGGTCTCGGCATCATTTACCAGTGGCGCATGGGCACCACCTCGGGCGGGCCTTACGGCACCACCTTGGGCACGGCATCCACGCAAGCCACCGGCGTGATGGCCGCAGGCACCTACTACTACGTGTGCGATGTGACCTGCACCAGCCCGGGCGGCAGCACCGTGCAAACCGCGGAGTTCACCTTGGTGGTGGATCCCACCCCAGTGGCGAGCGCCACCAGCAACAGCCCGGTCTGCGAAGGCCAGACGCTGAACCTCGATGGCAATGGCGGCATCGGCACCAGCTACTCGTGGACCGGCCCCGGCTACGGTGGCGGAAGCAATGAGGATGAGAGCATCCTGAGCGCGACCCTCGCCAACAGCGGTGCCTTCACTTTCACCAGCACCTTGGGCAGCTGCACCAGTGCACCGGTCATCGTGAACGTCACGGTGAATCCGAATCCGACGGGTGTAACAGCCAACGCCACTGACCTCATCGTATGCGCTGGCGACTTGGTGGATCTCTCAAGCACAGGATTTGCCAGCGGCAGTTCTACGATCCTTGCCGAGAACTTCAATGGTGTTGCAGCAGGATGGACCACGGTGAACAATAGCACGGGAGGCGTGCCTGCGAATGCCGCTTGGACGCTCCGACCTAACGGCTATGTCTATAGCTCGACCACGTACAACAGCAACGATGCCTCGCAGTTCTACATGACGAACAGTGATGCTCAGACGAACACCCCGGTATCGGCTACGGCCACAGAGCTCATCAGCCCTTCTTTCAGCCTTGCCGGATTCTCTGCGGCTAGCCTGAGTATGTGGCATTACTACCGAGACATCGGTGATACCGGTGATAGCGCCGTGGTCGAGGTCTCGACGAATGGCGGCGCCACCTGGGCCATTGCCCAAGCCTTCACGACCACGTTGGGTACTCCTGCGGTCATGGTGAATGCAAACGTGAGCTTGAATGCCTTTGCGGGCCAGAGCAACGTTATTGTGCGATTCCGTTACCGTGCTACATGGGATTGGTATTGGACGCTCGACAACGTGACGGTCAGTGGCACACCGCTGCCGACGTTCAGTTGGGTTTCTTCTCCAGCCTATTTCACAAGTGGTGTCCAGAACCCAACCGGCGTTGCTGTTAGCCCGGCACCCACCACCTTCACGGTAACTGCTACGAATCCCATTACGGGCTGCTTCACTACAGCCAACGTGACGGTGAATCCCGACCTCACGGACACCGACGGCGACCTGATCACGGATTGCGATGATAGCTGCCCGAGCTTGCCGGGTGAAATCGGCGATCCCTGCGACGATGGGGATGGTCAGACCGCGCTTGACTACATCAACGGCAGTTGCGCTTGCGCTGGTCAGGTGTGCACGACGGATCTCGATTTCGTTTACCAAGCCGACGGCGTGGATGACCTCACCTGGGTGATCTATGAGCAAGGCACTAACCTGATCGCCAAGAGTGGCGGCGGTGCGTTGGTCGGCAACGGCTCAGAGGCCACCTGCCTGCCCGATGGCTGCTTCTACATCGTGGTCACTGACGCTGGCGGCGACGGCATCGTGAACGGCGGCTACCTGCTGAAGATCAACAGCAGCGTGCGCCTGATCGATAACCTCTACGGCACCTTCGGCGAAGGCGGCTTCACCAGCGGAAGCACCAGCCGATCGCTGCCAACGAAGGCTTCTGCCTGCCCGTGGGCACCGACCGCCTGATCTTCACCAGCTGCGACCGGCGCGACTGGAAGATCAGCCCCTGCGGCGGCGAGTTCGTGGTGGCCAATGCCAACCAGGACGTGAGCGATGAGTACGGCGTGAACAACGCCAACAGCGGCTACCAGATGTGGTGGTATACGCCCAATGGCGGATACAGCTTCAAGCGCTTCCAGAGCCACAACACGAGCAACGGCCTCCCGGCCAGCGCAACCCGCGCGGCCCACTTCCAGCTCAACGCATGGACCGGCAACCAATTGGTGGAGGGCGGTTTCTACAACGTGAAGGTGCGCGGCCGCGTGAACGGCACCTACAACAACTGGGGCCCTGCCTGCCGCCTGGTGGTGAACAGCACGGAGGCCCAGTGCCCCCGCACCAAGCTCATGGACCTGCCCGGCAACCAGTACCTGAGCTGCGGACAGAGCCGTACGATCGGCACCAACGTGTATGTCCATGCCAAGCCCGTGCGCCGCATGAACAACAACTGCAACTGGGTGAACGCGAACCGCTACCAGTTCCGCTTCCGGATCCCGGCTGAGTTCATCACCATCGTGAAGACCAGCGCCACCGGGCAGTACTGGGTGAACACCAACGGCCTCACCTGCGGCAAGACCTACGAGGTGGATGTGCGCGCCAGCTTCGACAATGGCTCCACCTGGTGCCACAGCAGCGACCCCTACGGCGACATCTGCCTGCTCACCACCACCTGCAGCTTCGGCATGGCTGAAGAGGGCGGCAGCACCGCGACGAGCGAGGCCCGCGTGGCGATGTACCCGAACCCCAACAACGGCGATCAGCTCTTCTTGAGCCTGAGCAGCGTTGAGGAGGGCGTGGAGTCCATCAACGTGGACATCTACGACAGCTTCGGCAAGCGCGTGGCCCAGCGCACCATCGGGGTGCAGGACGGCTACGTGAACACCGCCATCGCCCTGAACGGGGAGCTGGCCAACGGCATGTACCTGGTGAATATCGCGGCCGGCAGCGCGATCCACACCGAGCGCCTGGTGATCCAGAAGTAAGATCCGGGGCTTGGCCCCGGACCGAAACCCGCCCCCCGCACCCCCGGTCCTCCGACCGGGACGTGCGGGGGGCGGTGCTTTCTCACAGATCGTGGTGAGCGATCATTTAGCCATAGGTGCGTGTTCTAGGCGCCGAATGCGATCTTCGCAGCCGTCTTAGTCCAAATGCGCCGGATCCTTGCCCCCTTGGCCGTCATGGCTGCGCTCGGTGCGCAGGCACAGTTCGCTCCTTGCGATGTGTCCGTTTCGGTGACGTCACCCACCTGCCCAGGCCTTGCCGATGGCGCCATCACCGTGGTTAGTCAATCTGGCGGCCCTTACCTGTACGAATGGGTGCACGATGCGCTGCTCACGGATGCCACCGCCAACAATCTCATTGCTGGCGTCTACACGGTGGAGGTCACTGGATTCGATTGTGACACCATCATCGACGTGGTCGTTACCGACCCGGTCGTTCCGCCGCTCGGGACGCTCGATGTGACCGATTTGAGCTGCGCAGGCGCTGACGACGGCGCTATCACGCTCACGCTCAACCCAGGCGGCCCCTTCATCTGGTTCTGGACGCATGATCCGGTGGAGACCAATACCACCATCACCGATCTGCCCATCGGCGTCTATGGCGTGCTCATTTCGCCGCCCATTGGCTGTCCTTCATACATCGAGGCCACCTTGGGGGATCCTGATGTGAATATCATTGGTGAGCCATTGGCCTACTGCCCGAACCAAGCGCCATTGCTCTCCACCGAACTCGTCTTCGGTTTCCAGCCGCACATTTACGAGTGGGGCACGGGTGATACGCTTTCAACCTATCAGGTCCCGCCAGGAACCAACGCCACGATCACCGTCACTGCCACGGACACGGTGCTGAATTGCGTGGCAACGGCGACGGTCGACGTAACGGAGCTGGTGCCGCCTTTCGCGGTGCCCCTCATGGTCGATACCGCTTGCCAGAACGTGGCCTTCATCGTGAACACATTGGCGACCAATGGCGATTCGCTGGAGTGGACCTGGGGCGTGGACGGGTACAGCAACGCCCGCGACCCGCTGATCGCGTTCCCCGATGCTGGCTGGCAGCATGTCACGCTCCAAGCCTTCGATTTGACCGGCTGCGGGAACCTGCCCGTGCTCGACAGCATCTTCATCGTGGCGCAGACACCCGCGGTGTTCACCGCGCGCCAGATCCCCTGCACGCCCATCGTCGAGATCTCCTTGGGCAGCCTAACAGCCGACAGCTGCGCATTCTACATCGGCGATAGCCTGGTCACCCACGATTGCACCGGCTTCATCCAATGGGACCACGGCCTTTACGACTTCTATCCCTACACGCTCTTCGCCACGCAAGCCAACGGCTGCAACGACACCACGACCACCATCGTCGATGTGCGAACGGAGCCCACGCTCTTCCTCGCGAATGCCTTCACCCCAAACAACGACGGGATCAATGACACGTGGCCGGTGCGCGTGGATATCCCTGAGCTGGGCTATGAGCTGAGGATGTTCAATCGATGGGGCGAGAGCATATGGGTCACCAACAACCCGCAGGAGCAGTGGGATGCGAGCGGCATCCCGATGGGCGTTTACGTGTACACCATGAAGATGCGCGATCCGTGCTCGACCACGAACGAGATCGTGAAGCAAGGGCACGTCACGCTTTTCCGGTGACGCGGCGCTAGAGGCTGCGGATGGCTTCCACGAGCCGGTCCAATTCGGTTGTCGTCGTGTACACGTTGGGCGTGACCCGCACGTGGTTGTACGCAGCTTCAATTCCCGGCTGGCCCTCGCGCTCGATGGCCACGGTGTGGATCTTCCACTTCGCGAAGAGCTCTTCGCTGATGGCCGTTGCCTTCTTCCCGTCCATGCCGAATACGCCTATGGCGCAGCTGAAGCGCGGATCCTGTGAGGTCTTGAGGAAGAGGCCGGGCAATCCCTTCACCTGTTCCATCCAATAGTCCTTCAGGTAATGAAGCCGCTCCTGCTTGCGTTGCGCGCCGATCAGCTCGTGCAGGTCCAGCGAGTAGCCCGTGGCCATCTCGATGGGGAAGCTGCGCGTGCCCAGGCTCTCGAACTTGCGGATATCGCCGCTCTGTGGCTTGTCGTTGCTGAGCAGCGGCCACACCTTGCCCACCTTCTCCCCCTTGATCCACAGCAGGCCATTGCCGAAGGGGGCGCAGAGCCACTTGTGCAGGCTGGTGCCCCAGTAATCGGCGCCGAGCTCGGGGATGCTGTAATCGAGCAGGGCGAAGGAGTGGGCCGCATCAACGAGCACCTCGATCCCCCGGGCATGCGCGGCGTCGGCGATCCGGCGAACAGGCAGCACCTGGCCGTTCCAATTGACCACGTGCGTGATGTGGACCAGCTTGGTCCTGGGAGAGAACCTGCTGATGAACGCCTGTGCCATCGCTTCTTCATCCTCCTACGGCAGCTGCGGGTCGGCATGCACGAGTTTCACCCCATCGCGCAGCGCGCGCTGCTTCCAGGCATTGGCCATGTTGGGGTAATCGTGCGTGCTCACCACCACCTCGTCGCCGGGCTTCAACGGCAAGCCGAAAATGACCGTGTTGAGCGCTTCGGTGGCATTGCGGCATAGCGCGAGCTCGTCCTTGGAGCAGCCGGCCAGCCGCGCCAAGTTCATGCGCAACGGCTCCCGATCCTGATCAAGGATCCGCCACATGTAGTAGCTCGGCGCTTCATTGCACA
The DNA window shown above is from Flavobacteriales bacterium and carries:
- a CDS encoding gliding motility-associated C-terminal domain-containing protein translates to MRRILAPLAVMAALGAQAQFAPCDVSVSVTSPTCPGLADGAITVVSQSGGPYLYEWVHDALLTDATANNLIAGVYTVEVTGFDCDTIIDVVVTDPVVPPLGTLDVTDLSCAGADDGAITLTLNPGGPFIWFWTHDPVETNTTITDLPIGVYGVLISPPIGCPSYIEATLGDPDVNIIGEPLAYCPNQAPLLSTELVFGFQPHIYEWGTGDTLSTYQVPPGTNATITVTATDTVLNCVATATVDVTELVPPFAVPLMVDTACQNVAFIVNTLATNGDSLEWTWGVDGYSNARDPLIAFPDAGWQHVTLQAFDLTGCGNLPVLDSIFIVAQTPAVFTARQIPCTPIVEISLGSLTADSCAFYIGDSLVTHDCTGFIQWDHGLYDFYPYTLFATQANGCNDTTTTIVDVRTEPTLFLANAFTPNNDGINDTWPVRVDIPELGYELRMFNRWGESIWVTNNPQEQWDASGIPMGVYVYTMKMRDPCSTTNEIVKQGHVTLFR
- a CDS encoding T9SS type A sorting domain-containing protein; translation: MGTDRLIFTSCDRRDWKISPCGGEFVVANANQDVSDEYGVNNANSGYQMWWYTPNGGYSFKRFQSHNTSNGLPASATRAAHFQLNAWTGNQLVEGGFYNVKVRGRVNGTYNNWGPACRLVVNSTEAQCPRTKLMDLPGNQYLSCGQSRTIGTNVYVHAKPVRRMNNNCNWVNANRYQFRFRIPAEFITIVKTSATGQYWVNTNGLTCGKTYEVDVRASFDNGSTWCHSSDPYGDICLLTTTCSFGMAEEGGSTATSEARVAMYPNPNNGDQLFLSLSSVEEGVESINVDIYDSFGKRVAQRTIGVQDGYVNTAIALNGELANGMYLVNIAAGSAIHTERLVIQK